The Meiothermus ruber DSM 1279 genome includes the window GCGGGCCCCCAGGGCCAGGCGGGGCCGCACCCCCTTGCGCCAGAGCCGCCAGCCCAGCTCGTGATCTTCCCAGCCATAGCCCCGCATGGGTGCAAAAGCCTCGGCCTGCTCGAGCGGCAAAGAAAGACTGGCGAACCAGAAGCCGCCCCAGCCCAGCAACGCCCCATCGGCCCGGCCCCGCACCCCCGACTCGGCCCTTGCACGCCAGAAGCGTATAAAAGAATCCTGTCCCAGCGATTCCGGTATATAGGTATAACTCACCCCCGCCGCTCGAGGATAGCGCTGGTGCAAATTAAGATGAGCCTGTAAAAAACCCGCCTCGGGCACCACATCGTCATCGTTGAACAGCACATACTGGCCTCGAGCCTGAAGCAGCCCTGCATTGCGTGCATAGGCCATCCCCGCGTTGGGTTGGCGCAAAACCCGCAGGCGGGGGTCACGGAACCCGGCCAGCACCTCCGGCGTCGCATCGCTCGAGCCGTCGTCCACCACGATCAGCTCGAGCGCAACCCCTTCCTGGGCTAAAAAAGCCTGCACCGTGCGGGCCAGCAGTTCGGCCCGGTTGTAGGTGGGAATCACGACGCTGAAGGTGGGTTCCATGCCTCCGAAGCCCCCCAGGCATACGCCAGCTCGTAGTCGCCCCGCGCCCCCAGCAGGCCCTTGAAGGAGGGGAGCAGGGCCAGCTTCAGGCTCACCAGCACCGGGTGCACCCCCAGGGCCCAGGCGATGCGGGGGTCGTGGTGTTTCTGCCAGACCCGCACGTGGGCCGCCCCCGCCTGCCGGGCTTTCTCGATGGCCTGGCCCTGGTAGTCGAAAGCCTCATGCACGGCCAGCGCCTCCCGCACGAACACCAGCCGCGCCCCAGCCCGCATCAGGCGGTAGCCCAGGTCGGGGTCTTCGCCGCCGTAGCCGCTGAAGGCGGGGTCGTAGCCGCCCACCTCCTCAAACAGGGCCCTGGGCAGCGAGGTGTTGTTGCCGGTGATGTTCCACCAGAAGGCCCGGGGGCCC containing:
- a CDS encoding glycosyltransferase family 2 protein, which produces MEPTFSVVIPTYNRAELLARTVQAFLAQEGVALELIVVDDGSSDATPEVLAGFRDPRLRVLRQPNAGMAYARNAGLLQARGQYVLFNDDDVVPEAGFLQAHLNLHQRYPRAAGVSYTYIPESLGQDSFIRFWRARAESGVRGRADGALLGWGGFWFASLSLPLEQAEAFAPMRGYGWEDHELGWRLWRKGVRPRLALGARAAHEDRVSLDVMVAKSRSLGRMAWQFYRLHPHPLVALWTGVHPLARAYKRWAYPWARAERLLRVRDWEGGAGAFACYRFVLEAAYTQGLLEGATA
- a CDS encoding glycosyltransferase family 2 protein, giving the protein MISVIVPTHNRREVLAKKLRALENQPGAFEVIVVADGCTDDTLEFLQQYKPPFAFHFLEITPGLGAANARNRGAGMARGDILLFSDDDVIPQPGWIEAHQKAHTRPRTVAVGRLELPPALRGTGAAELKGPRAFWWNITGNNTSLPRALFEEVGGYDPAFSGYGGEDPDLGYRLMRAGARLVFVREALAVHEAFDYQGQAIEKARQAGAAHVRVWQKHHDPRIAWALGVHPVLVSLKLALLPSFKGLLGARGDYELAYAWGASEAWNPPSAS